The Podospora pseudocomata strain CBS 415.72m chromosome 1 map unlocalized CBS415.72m_1, whole genome shotgun sequence genome has a segment encoding these proteins:
- a CDS encoding uncharacterized protein (COG:S; EggNog:ENOG503NY46), with the protein MSSERRNSLSPPERRGTVDPGAHDLAESDSEEHYSDAQSVPVGSAPPSPIPRTRVERVDDKPAYGEVPGTEAYSKREGDAEPDEIAIIPDPLDPTPAEPERHARSPTPGGHPIPKTVVEEAPDAEGSVTHPEVEERHKSDPHPDVTIKADGKRVEDNDAPISPSLSTPVSTRSRRKSSNASKRPAPLSPTSLGPSEGGDDAVEGDEDDDDDFGDDFDDFEEGGNDDDFGDFDDGFQQVEETPPAPPPPAAAPAPAPAPAAPALSFPIPTFDDLDPSEIHTLTEPYLSALFPPPDAVDPLPSLSNENPVFLTPRSASLWSQLVAPPPLQPPDWIRSRIRRLFLVSLGVPVDLDEILPASKQKKLVLPSLHRSTSNGSFQSGDSRSVSRVRAAASTTSVDSQGNLKPPRASKKQPQTSEGVDSKEKSLDLLKARQLCMTTDEAMNGMTDKELRAHVERLEKMQFEAKDVLDYWQKKTDEKIGDREAFEKVIENLVKHARKARK; encoded by the exons ATGTCATCTGAAAGAAGAAACAGCTTGTCGCCTCCTGAGAGGCGTGGCACCGTTGACCCTGGTGCTCATGACCTAG CGGAATCCGATTCCGAAGAACACTATTCGGACGCCCAGTCTGTGCCAGTTGGGTCAGCGCCTCCGTCACCCATCCCGAGAACCAGAGTCGAGAGGGTCGATGACAAGCCTGCTTATGGGGAAGTCCCCGGCACCGAGGCTTATAGCAAGAGAGAAGGGGATGCCGAGCCGGACGAGATAGCCATCATCCCCGACCCCCTCGACCCAACACCCGCCGAACCGGAACGTCACGCCCGGTCTCCCACCCCTGGCGGACATCCTATTCCTAAGacagtggtggaggaggcacCAGATGCTGAGGGCTCAGTGACACAcccggaggtggaggagagacACAAGTCGGATCCGCATCCGGATGTGACCATCAAGGCtgatgggaagagggtggaagATAATG ATGCCCCAATATCACCGTCTTTAAGTACTCCTGTGTCGACACGCTCCAGAAGAAAGTCGTCAAATGCCAGTAAAAGACCCGCGCCACTCAGCCCCACGTCACTGGGGCCTTccgagggtggagatgatgcggtggagggcgatgaagatgatgatgacgacttTGGGGATGACTTTGACGACTTTGAAGAGGGCGGCAACGACGATGACTTTGGTGACTTTGACGACGGGTTCCAACAAGTCGAGGAGAcaccgccagcacctcctccaccagcagcgGCGCCAGCTCCGGCCCCAGCACCAGCTGCCCCCGCCCTATCATTT CCTATACCCACCTTTGACGACCTCGACCCCTCCGAAatccacaccctcaccgAGCCCTACCTCTCggccctcttcccacccccagacGCCGTCGACCCTctgccctccctctccaacgaAAACCCcgtcttcctcaccccccgaTCCGCCTCCCTCTGGTCCCAACTCGtcgcccctcccccgctccaACCCCCAGATTGGATCCGCTCCCGCATCCGCCGGCTCTTCCTGGTCTCCCTCGGCGTGCCGGTAGACCTAGATGAGATCCTGCCCGCCTCCAAGCAAAAGAAactcgtcctcccctccctccaccggTCAACATCCAATGGCTCGTTCCAATCTGGCGATTCAAGGAGTGTCTCCCGCGTCCGCGCGGCCGCATCGACAACATCGGTCGACTCCCAAGGaaacctcaaaccccccaggGCGTCAAAGAAACAACCTCAGACATCAGAGGGTGTAGACAGCAAAGAGAAGAGTTTGGATTTGCTAAAGGCAAGGCAGCTGTGCATGACCACCGACGAGGCGATGAACGGGATGACAGACAAGGAGTTGAGGGCACatgtggagaggttggagaagatgcagTTTGAGGCAAAGGACGTGCTGGATTAttggcagaagaagacggacGAGAAGATTGGGGATCGGGAGGCGTTTGAGAAGGTGATTGAGAACTTGGTGAAGCATGCTAGGAAGGCTAGGAAGTAG
- the GCD11 gene encoding eukaryotic translation initiation factor 2 subunit gamma (EggNog:ENOG503NXAR; BUSCO:EOG09261TPN; COG:J): MSANDKFGNDIPESDSDSGESQVDIHDSDNDLLDKPKSALKKSAPAPVVQRPPLPPQTDPKDLDIKSLTPLTAEIIARQATINIGTIGHVAHGKSTVVKAISGVQTVRFKNELIRNITIKLGYANAKIYKCDSPECPRPTCYRSYKSEKEVDPPCEREGCTGTYRLLRHVSFVDCPGHDILMSTMLSGAAVMDAALLLIAGNESCPQPQTSEHLAAIEIMKLDKIIILQNKVDLMREEAAKQHHESILKFIRGTVAGKSPIIPISAQLKFNIDAINDAIVNTIPIPPRDFSMDPHMIVIRSFDVNKPGAEIEELKGGVAGGSVLHGLLKLGDEIEIRPGIVTRDERGDLKCTPIFSRIVSLNSEANELKYAVPGGLIGVGTRIDPTLCRADRLVGFVLGLKGRLPDIYSEIEVNFYLLRRLLGVKTADGKQAKVDKLAKNEVIMVNIGSTSTGAKVVAIKKDAAKLQLTSPACTKIGEKVALSRRIEKHWRLIGWATIAAGVTVEPVTA; encoded by the exons atgtcGGCCAACGACAAATTCGGTAACGATATCCCCGAGTCGGATTCAGACTCCGGCGAGTCCCAGGTCGATATCCATGATTCCGACaacgacctcctcgacaagcccAAGTCGGCCCTGAAGAAGAGCGCCCCTGCCCCAGTTGTCCAGAGACCACCTCTGCCCCCTCAAACAGACCCCAAGGACCTCGACATCAAGAGCCTTACCCCCCTCACAGCCGAGATTATTGCGCGGCAAGCGACCATCAACATCGGTACCATCGGCCACGTCGCTCACGGAAAGTCCACAGTCGTCAAGGCCATCTCTGGCGTCCAGACCGTTCGTTTCAAGAACGAACTGATCCGCAACATTACCATCAAGCTGGGTTACGCCAACGCCAAGATCTACAAGTGCGATAGCCCAGAATGCCCAAGGCCGACATGCTACAGGAGCTACAAGagcgagaaggaggttgaccCTCCTTGCGAGCGTGAGGGCTGCACAGGAACTTACAGACTGTTGCGCCATGTCTC CTTTGTTGATTGCCCCGGTCACGATATTCTCATGAGTACCATGTTGTCAGGTGCCGCCGTCATGGAcgccgcccttcttctcattgCCGGTAACGAATCttgccctcaacctcaaacttCTGAGCATTTggccgccatcgagattATGAAGTTGGACAAGATCATCATTCTCCAGAACAAGGTCGATCTTATGAGAGAAGAGGCTGCCAAGCAGCATCACGAGTCTATTCTCAAGTTCATCAGAGGCACAGTCGCTGGCAAGTCGCCGATTATCCCCATTTCGGCCCAGCTCAAGTTTAACATCGACGCCATCAACGACGCTATCGTCAATaccatccccatccctccGAGAGATTTCTCCATGGACCCCCACATGATCGTCATTCGGTCGTTCGACGTCAACAAGCCCGGTgccgagattgaggagcttaagggtggtgttgctggtggttcCGTTCTTCACGGTCTGCTCAAGCTCGGTGACGAGATTGAGATCCGCCCCGGTATCGTTACTCGCGACGAGAGGGGTGATCTCAAGTGCACGCCCATTTTCAGCCGTATTGTGTCTCTCAACTCTGAGGCCAACGAGCTGAAGTACGCCGTTCCCGGCGGTCTTATTGGTGTCGGTACCCGCATCGACCCTACCCTCTGCAGAGCCGATCGTCTTGTCGGTTTCGTCCTCGGTCTCAAGGGCCGCCTCCCCGACATCTACAGTGAGATCGAGGTCAACTTCTACCTCCTCCGTCGCCTCCTCGGTGTCAAGACGGCCGACGGCAAGCAGGCCAAGGTCGACAAGCTTGCGAAGAACGAGGTTATCATGGTCAACATTGgttccacctccaccggTGCCAAGGTTgttgccatcaagaaggaTGCTGCCAAGCTCCAGCTTACATCTCCTGCTTGCACAAAGATTGGCGAGAAGGTTGCGCTTAGCAGACGTATCGAGAAGCATTGGCGTCTCATTGGTTGGGCTACCATCGCTGC TGGCGTAACGGTCGAGCCTGTCACCGCTTAA
- the BMH1 gene encoding 14-3-3 protein (COG:O; EggNog:ENOG503NU75): MGHEDAVYLAKLAEQAERYEEMVENMKIVASEDRDLTVEERNLLSVAYKNVIGARRASWRIVTSIEQKEESKGNSTQVGLIKDYRQKIEAELAKICEDILSVLDKHLIPSAKTGESKVFYHKMKGDYHRYLAEFAVGDKRKDSADKSLDAYKAATEVAQTELPPTHPIRLGLALNFSVFYYEILNAPDQACHLAKQAFDDAIAELDTLSEESYKDSTLIMQLLRDNLTLWTSSEAEPPAAAADAPAAEEAPKPADAPAEEAPKPAE, from the exons ATGGGTCATGAAGATGCTGTCTACCTCGCCAAGCTCGCCGAGCAGGCTGAGCGCTATGAGG AGATGGTTGAGAACATGAAGATCGTTGCCTCCGAGGACCGTGACCTCACCGTTGAGGAGAGGAACCTTCTGTCCGTCGCCTACAAGAATGTCATTGGTGCTAGACGCGCTTCGTGGAGAATTGTCACCTCGATtgagcagaaggaggagtccAAGGGCAACTCTACCCAGGTCGGCCTTATCAAGGACTACCGCCAGAAGATTGAGgccgagctggccaagatctGCGAGGACATCCTCTCCGTTCTCGACAAGCACCTCATTCCTTCCGCCAAGACTGGCGAGTCCAAGGTCTTTTACCACAAGAT GAAGGGTGACTACCATCGTTACCTCGCCGAGTTCGCCGTTGGCGACAAGCGCAAGGATTCCGCCGACAAGTCCCTCGACGCCTACAAGGCTGCCACCGAGGTTGCCCAGACCGAGCTTCCTCCCACTCACCCCATCCGTCTTGGTCTTGCCCTCAACTTCTCCGTGTTCTACTATGAGATCTTGAATGCTCCCGACCAGGCTTGCCATCTCGCCAAGCAGGCGTTCGATGATGCCATCGCCG AGCTCGACACCTTGAGCGAGGAGAGCTACAAGGACAGCACCCTTATCATGCAGCTGCTCCGCGACAATTTG ACTCTCTGGACCTCATCCGAGGCCGAGcctcctgctgccgctgctgatGCCCCGGCCGCTGAGGAGGCGCCCAAGCCTGCCGATGccccggccgaggaggctcCCAAGCCTGCCGAGTAA
- the NSP1 gene encoding FG-nucleoporin nsp1 (COG:Y; EggNog:ENOG503NWME), with translation MHTLSLVLCATLGGCLAPWARATGEADGAFFLARFDSCQKVQSIATLCSALRFCIEKSTIEATLLQQHLNPLSCDQSCGTSQNSINKANCINKARHRDQRVLSLRSPLAASPSDWGCVGLLGALIASLLSRQPQGPVLFPDLPSSIGSITTVNMSFTFGTPSSNAGSGAANTSAAPAGGSIFGAASGATGTTGTPSFSFSNPSSAAAGSTTPAGGSLFGNTTAAGVAKPAESLFGTAGASTAAPATGGGLFGGGAGASAGGSLFAKPAGTTGTTGTTGAMFGGASTAAPAATTAAPSSLFNSATAAAPAKPLFGGAAPAASGTTTGTPTTAAGGLFGGASTTPTTAAAAKPAGSSLFAGAGGSGGSLFAGATGAGATSTPAKPLFGGAAAGGLGSTTPAGAPPADAAKPAAGSLFSTANTTTKPAVTAPAAGGLFGATTAPAASNLFAPKPATTAAPATTAPAASTPAAGGLFSNPAATTAPAATTAAATTAPAAGGLFGTGAATTTAPADASKPAGTLFGTGTPATTSAATTSATPAATTAPATGGLFGAPAAGTAAPAATTAAATSSAPAAGGLFGPKPAATTTTTTPGLTPSNPAQTAANLTASTLGPASQLPRLKNKTMDEIITRWATDLSKYQKEFKEQANKVSEWDRMLVENGEKIQRLFNSTHEAERASNEIERQLQGVESQQEELGAWLDRYEQELDELYAKQGVNSAREEQITGPDQERERTYKLAEKLTDRLDDMGKDLTKMIKEINDMSGSLGRGGMSDDPLSQIVRVLNSHLTQLQWIDTNAKALQAKVQAAQKTTGNMGGGSVKETESNAAESFYRSYRGGGFK, from the exons ATGCACACTCTCAGCCTTGTGCTCTGTGCAACGTTGGGTGGGTGCTTGGCACCTTGGGCGCGTGCAACTGGTGAGGCTGACGGAGCTTTTTTCCTGGCGCGGTTCGACAGCTGCCAAAAAGTCCAATCAATCGCGACGCTCTGCTCTGCTTTGCGCTTCTGCATCGAAAAGTCAACAATCGAAGCGACTTTGCTACAGCAACATCTCAACCCACTTTCTTGCGATCAAAGCTGCGGCACGTCTCAGAATTccatcaacaaggccaaTTGCATCAACAAAGCTCGACATCGCGACCAAAGGGTGCTCTCTTTGCGCTCTCCCTTAGCTGCCTCTCCAAGCGACTGGGGTTGTGTTGGGCTGCTTGGAGCTCTTATCGCCTCTCTTCTAAGTCGCCAACCTCAAGGCCCCGTCCTTTTCCCAGACTTGCCATCGTCGATCGGAAGCATCACGACCGTAAATATGTCCTTCACATTCGgcacaccatcatccaacgCTGGCTCGGGTGCGGCGAACACCTCAGCGGCGCCGGCTGGGGGTAGCATATTCGGAGCAGCTTCAGGAGCTACAGGAACCACAGGAACTCCATCATTCTCTTTCAGCAACCCAAGTTCAGCCGCGGCTGGATCGACCACACCAGCCGGCGGTAGTCTTTTTGGCAACACAACAGCCGCCGGCGTCGCGAAACCGGCTGAGAGTCTTTTTGGCACCGCCGGAGCCTCGactgcagcgcctgccacCGGAGGAGGcctgtttggagggggtgctgGGGCTTCAGCAGGAGGCAGTTTATTCGCCAAGCCTGCTGGGACAACAGGGACGACTGGAACTACTGGGGCGATGTTTGGAGGTGCTTCGACTGCTGCCCCGGCCGCCACGACAGCAGCTCCATCGTCCCTGTTTAACAGTGCAACTGCTGCCGCTCCAGCGAAGCCGCTTTTTGGAGGTGCTGCTCCTGCCGCCTCTGGCACCACTACAGggacaccaacaacggctgctgggggtttgtttgggggTGCGTCGACCACACCAACgactgccgccgccgcgaaACCAGCCGGTAGCTCACTGTTTGCAGGTGCCGGCGGCAGTGGAGGAAGTCTGTTTGCGGGGGCCACAGGTGCTGGTGCTACATCAACTCCCGCTAAGCCATTGTTCGgcggtgccgccgccggtggaTTAGGCTCAACTACCCCAGCCGGCGCTCCTCCAGCGGATGCCGCGAAGCCAGCAGCCGGTAGTTTGTTCTCGACGGCTAATACCACGACAAAGCCTGCTGTTACTGCCCCGGCCGCCGGGGGCCTATTTGGTGCAACAACCGCCCCGGCGGCCAGCAATCTCTTTGCACCCAAGCCGGCTACCACTGCAGctcctgccaccaccgcccctgCTGCTTCGACACCGGCAGCTGGTGGTCTTTTCTCAAACCCTGCTGCAACTACTGCTCCCGCCGCGacaactgctgctgccactaCGGCTCCAGCGGCCGGGGGCCTCTTTGGTACTGGAGCTGCTACTACTACGGCCCCAGCGGATGCTTCCAAGCCAGCCGGCACTCTGTTCGGAACGGGAACCCCGGCGACCACTTCGGCGGCTACTACCTCCGCCACACCAGCCGCTACCACGGCCCCGGCAACCGGGGGTCTCTTCGGAGCTCCCGCGGCGGGCACCGCAGCGCCTGCTGCCACCACAGCTGCTGCTACTTCCTCCGCTCCCGCAGCTGGAGGTCTCTTCGGACCCAAACCCGCGGCTacaaccacgaccaccacccccggcctCACgccctccaacccagcccagACAGCCGCCAACCTCACAGCCTCCACCCTCGGCCCCGCCTCCCAGCTCCCCCGTCTCAAGAATAAGACCATGGACGAGATCATCACCCGCTGGGCGACAGACCTGTCCAAATACCAAAAGGAATTCAAAGAGCAAGCCAACAAGGTCTCGGAGTGGGATCGCATGCTCGTCGAAAACGGCGAGAAGATCCAGCGCCTGTTCAACTCCACCCACGAAGCGGAGCGCGCCAGCAACGAGATTGAGCGTCAGCTCCAGGGGGTGGAGAgccagcaggaggagctgggggccTGGCTGGACAGGTATGAGCAGGAGCTGGACGAGCTGTATGCCAAGCAGGGGGTGAATTCGGCGCGGGAGGAGCAGATCACGGGGCCGGatcaggagagggagagaacGTACAAGCTGGCGGAGAAGCTGACGGATCGGCTGGACGATATGGGCAAGGATTTGACAAAGATGATCAAAGAGATTAATGACATGagtgggagtttggggaggggagggatgagtGATGATCCG CTCTCTCAGATTGTCCGCGTCTTGAACAGCCACTTGACGCAGCTGCAGTGGatcgacaccaacgccaAGGCTCTTCAGGCCAAGGTCCAGGCCGCGCAGAAGACGACGGGAAATATGGGCGGTGGGAGTGTCAAGGAGACGGAGAGCAATGCTGCCGAGAGCTTTTATCGGTCCTATCGGGGGGGCGGTTTCAAGTAA
- the INH1 gene encoding ATPase inhibitor (EggNog:ENOG503P6X6; COG:S) has protein sequence MLRTSFTKVARPALFSRSFAITSRAMAAGDTGAPPKTGGQGDAFQRREKAQEDFAIRQREKEKLIALRQKLREQQDHLQKLSDHIDEITKEQGGEHN, from the exons ATGCTTCGCACATCATTCACCAAGGTCGCCCGCCCGGCGCTCTTCTCCCGCTCGTTCGCGATCACCTCGCGCGCCATGGCTGCTGGTGACAccggcgctccccccaaGACCGGCGGCCAGGG TGATGCCTTCCAGCGCCGCGAGAAGGCCCAGGAGGACTTTGCCATCCGCCAgcgcgagaaggagaagctcatcgCCCTCAGACAAAAGCTCAGGGAGCAGCAGGACCACCTCCAGAAGCTCTCTGACCACAT CGACGAGATCACCAAGGAGCAGGGTGGCGAGCACAACTAA
- the DPH4 gene encoding Diphthamide biosynthesis protein 4 (COG:K; EggNog:ENOG503P4KS), translating to MVAHLITLSTTSSTQVYLNSPPPPNINTITSIVPQYSLFYAPQMDTPPPRNHYTTLSLPPSLFSSGLTPEEIKQTLKKSYRRALLAHHPDKSTTSSPSVTIDEITLAYTTLSTPSLRQAHDLSLSSSGSGPAALGRHKLQTGIETIDLDDLTHHEGEEEDEWYKPCRCGNPKGFLVYESDLEEAANGGLEEVVVGCQDCSLWLRVVFGVVVQDQDQEGETPEQKKGETPAAERG from the coding sequence ATGGTTGCTCATCTCATCACTCTTTCAACTACATCGTCAACTCAAGTCTACCTCaactcaccaccgccaccgaaCATCAATACCATCACCTCCATTGTACCACAATATTCACTGTTTTACGCCCCCCAAATGgacaccccaccaccacgaaaCCAttacaccaccctctccctccccccctccctcttctccagcgGCCTCACCCCCGAAGAGATAAAACAAACCCTCAAGAAATCCTATCGCCGCGCCCTGCTGGCTCACCACCCGGATaaatcaaccacctcctccccatcagtGACGATAGACGAAATAACACTAGCCTACACtaccctctccaccccctccctccgccaaGCCCACGATctatccctctcctcctcgggttCTGGCCCAGCAGCGCTAGGGAGACATAAACTCCAAACCGGAATCGAAACAATCGACTTGGACGACCTCACTCATcatgaaggggaggaggaagatgagtGGTACAAACCCTGCCGGTGCGGCAACCCCAAAGGCTTCCTAGTTTACGAATCAGATCTCGAAGAGGCGGCAAATGGAGGGTTGGAAGAGGTTGTCGTCGGCTGTCAGGATTGCAGTTTGTGGCTCAGGGTtgtctttggtgttgttgttcaagatcaagatcaggagggggagactCCAGaacagaaaaagggggagacACCTGCTGCGGAGAGGGGGTGA
- a CDS encoding uncharacterized protein (COG:J; EggNog:ENOG503NX3H) has translation MALNAGQQDSAASGFDKAKAAEGQESTKKVLPPVRTLPPGPLPPYESLDAISPPAIPEDFHDIGRSKPLSDLHSDRTPSDLSDYSDHNTTKYTDSVVKGAALFLEFYGLSYTPHADNTARMASPQLIFVDGTFAELAQEMADYIQANSAKTEHAVQVGDEVRPLLEKEKNEDALEAIVKASGVLNTVPEKEFTGAINLLIHLVLQSNEPKRHLPAVCSNLLKPITSSPSHGFTLAASALSTIFNLLDKTNPVRYNVFLQIIRFIRQHGQYELLKPRLKNLEAWFADWETNAEDQRKLYIDVADAAAEAGDDEESYHYILKALSTFEREEAEGEEAQKYSLKALKMAISSPTRFDFQDLRALPSVQALSDSQPIYSQLLDIFTEQDLEDYNDFREEHEGWIEKEKLDHEKLQRKMRLLTFASLAASTPNREIPYANIAKALQIPSEDVEMWTIDVVRAKLVEGRLSQKQKVFLVHRTTYRVFGEKQWRELGTRIDQFKLVVDRLTSTVRRAQAEVEQARKAEEEQLAKKLAGAGISSGNPGDRRRQPRQRTDDDD, from the exons ATGGCATTGAATGCGGGGCAACAAGATTCTGCCGCCTCAGGGTTTGACAAGGCAAAAGCAGCAGAGGGCCAGGAATCGACAAAGAAAGTGCTCCCACCAGTCCGAACCCTCCCGCCGGGCCCCCTACCGCCCTACGAGTCTCTGGATGCGATTTCTCCGCCAGCAATACCAGAAGATTTTCACGATATCGGTCGGTCCAAGCCCCTCTCTGACCTCCATTCCGACCGTACCCCGTCCGATTTGAGCGACTACTCGGACCACAACACTACCAAGTACACCGACTCGGTCGTCAAAGGCGCCGCACTTTTTCTCGAATTTTACGGCTTATCCTACACCCCCCACGCCGACAACACCGCGAGAATGGCTTCCCCTCAGCTGATTTTTGTCGATGGCACCTTCGCCGAGCTGGCCCAGGAGATGGCCGACTACATTCAGGCCAACTCAGCCAAGACTGAACATGCCGTCCAGGTTGGCGACGAGGTCAGACCtctgttggagaaggagaagaacgaGGATGCTCTCGAGGCTATCGTCAAGGCCTCCGGCGTATTGAATACGGTTCCCGAAAAGGAGTTCACTGgtgccatcaacctccttaTCCACCTTGTCCTCCAGTCCAACGAGCCCAAGAGACATCTTCCTGCTGTCTGCAGCAACCTTCTCAAGCCCATCACATCCTCGCCAAGCCACGGCTTCACCCTTGCCGCGAGTGCCCTCagcaccatcttcaacctcctgGACAAGACGAACCCCGTCCGGTACAATGTTTTCTTGCAGATCATCCGCTTCATTCGCCAACACGGCCAGTACGAGCTTCTCAAGCCCCGGTTAAAGAACTTGGAGGCGTGGTTTGCCGATTGGGAGACCAACGCGGAGGATCAGCGCAAGCTCTATATCGATGTGGCTGATGCCGCTGCTGAggccggcgatgatga GGAGTCATACCACTACATTCTGAaagccctctccacctttgAGCgcgaggaagccgagggtgaggaggcccAGAAGTATTCTCTCAAGGCTCTCAAGATGGCCATTTCTTCCCCCACCCGGTTCGACTTCCAGGATCTCCGTGCCCTCCCAAGCGTTCAGGCGCTTAGCGACTCTCAGCCCATCTACTCTCAGCTTCTCGACATCTTCACTGAGCAAGATCTTGAGGACTACAACGACTTCAGAGAGGAGCACGAGGGTTGgatcgagaaggagaagcttgACCACGAGAAGCTGCAGCGCAAGATGCGCCTGCTTACTTTCGCCAGTCTCGCCGCCAGCACGCCCAACCGCGAGATCCCCTACGCCAACATCGCTAAGGCTCTCCAGATCCCCTCCGAGGACGTTGAGATGTGGACAATCGACGTTGTCCGCGCCAAGCTTGTCGAGGGCAGACTGTCTCAGAAGCAAAAGGTCTTCCTTGTCCACAGAACCACCTACCGTGTTTTCGGTGAGAAGCAGTGGCGCGAGTTGGGCACGAGAATCGACCAATTCAAGCTGGTTGTTGACCGTCTCACCAGCACTGTGCGCAGGGCCCAGGCTGAGGTTgagcaggcgaggaaggccgaggaggagcagcttgCTAAGAAGCTCGCTGGCGCTGGTATCAGCAGTGGTAACCCGGGCGACCGTCGCCGCCAGCCAAGGCAGCGgacggatgatgatgattga